A region of the Ovis canadensis isolate MfBH-ARS-UI-01 breed Bighorn chromosome 10, ARS-UI_OviCan_v2, whole genome shotgun sequence genome:
CACCAGAAGAGAGTAAGTAAATCCTAATTATtctctgttttttggttttgattttgttttgcctCATTCTGGTAGCCAAATACGTAAGGTAGTTAATTGCATTTGTAAAGCAGCGTGTTTATAGAGCCATTGCAGATTCGAAAAATGGTATGGCCTATAAAATAGACAAAGACTTTCATTAGGCAAATGGAAAAATCACTTCAACAAATGAGTTTCCTCTTAATATTCCGTTCTGGTAGGGCCTTATGTGTTTGAAGCGGTCGTTAGGCAAgggcagcaaaaaaacaaaaaacaaaaaacaaaacaaaactccctATTCTGGGTAGTTAACTAAAAAAACCTTTCAGAAAGGAAGGGGTCCTTCAGGTCAGCCGACAGGCAAAGTGGGGAGTGGTGGTTCCCCGCCATGGACTTGGCAGTGCCCTCCAGCCTCTGTGTCTCCCTGGGGAAGCAATGAGTGGGTTAAAGGACCGGGGCTGCCTGCTTGCCGCACTGGAACTAAATGAATCCCAGGAGAAACCAGCTCTACTTTGAAATCCTTAGTAGCCGACACATCCTCTCCCCACCCAACCCCCCTTTTTGAGGTATTTAAGAGAGTTTTAGCTAAATGAAATTTAGTCTCTGTATATCCACCCCCGGGACCTTGTTAGCCAGGGGTGATGACATTCACCTGACAGTCGGCCGTGTTGGCTCCCATGGCACCCTCTGGCCCAAGCGTGTGACTGTGGGAGGCGGTTTCTGTTTTCCAGGCTTTGCTTAAGCAGGGCTCCATGTCAGCCGCTCCTGTGGAGACTGCACCTGGACAGGGGGGTTCAGGTGCATGCCTCGGCATCTGGAACAGAGGGAGTTGCCTGCCTCTGAGGCTCCGAGCTCGCCTGGGCTGTTGGGGCTTTGCCTCTTGGAGTTCGTGGCTTCTGCTTGTGTGTAGAACGCAGGACATGGCGTGGCATGGGTCCTCACATCCTGAAAATCAAGGGCTGTGCCCTTCCTTTCATGAAATATAGCTTTCTGACACACAGTTTCCCTTTAGGGCCCAGCACGGGGAAACACGGTGCTTCTTTGTAATAACGACCTTCGGAGGAGCCAGAGCTTGGCATAGTTTTAATATCATCAAGTAAAATTTCTGTTCCGTCGTGAAGATTTTTCCTTAAGTCCTCAATATCTGACGATAGTGGCTGAAGATTTACCCTGAAACGCTGAGGCTTCTGGCGAATACGAGCTTATTAAGGATCAGGCCAATTGTGGAGCATCGCGTGGTTCTCTGTCACAAGACTTCCTCCTTGGCCAGTGTGGGAAGAGACGAGGAAGCGAGGTGCCCTCTCCTCTTTGCCATCCCGAATACAAGCTGTTCATCGGCCGGCGGCGTGCGCGCCTCTCTCCTTGAGCAACCTTGTGGACAACACAGGCTCTGACAGGGATCACCCCCAAAGCTGACCGAGCACACTAGTTAAACGATCCAGGTCTCTACCTTTAAAGTTCTCTTAAGGGGCCAGAATGATTTCTGTGTCAAAGAAGGGTTGCAGCTCGGTTgcaaggacatggaaacagccccAGGAAGGCTGGCTGCCTTGCTGAACAGGAAGTCTGTGATGAATGGTTTTTAATCAAGTTGTAACCATTCATGATGGCCAAAAAATTCCTGTTTATACATCCCTTTACTTCCTATCACAAAATAGCCAACCTTCACTTCCCCGCTTTGTGCCAGGTGATTCTTTGAGCGCTCTCCGTGGAGAGGATGCCCTTCCGTCCCCAGCGACCCTCTGTCACAGCGGTGCTGTGTCCCAGGTGTCAGGACGTGGGGAGACCAGGAGCCCATGGTCCGGCCTTGGAGTctgcctccccactgccccctgAAAACCTGGAACTTCTCCTGAGATGTTACATTTGCCTTTTTGGTTCCGCTTCACATGAGAGCATAGTCTgccatatgctttttttttttttttttttttttcagtagaagcTGATGTAATGTAGtcatattttccttcctttgaaaTGATTTGAGTCAGAGATAAAGCTGCTTTTGGAGCTAAATGTGCACCTATAGCCGTTGGAGAATGTGTAGCTGAGATTGGTTTGGTCTGGGGGAGGGTCATTGCGTGTCCTTGACTCTGATTTTGTGGGTCTTCTAGGGCTTCTGCACCACGTGGTTCCTGCCGTTTGTAAATGAGCTTTCCATCTGCATTTTAATCTTTCGGAACTCTATTTTCCCTAATACAAAATAAGGGTGTGAGGACAGGTGACCTTCCCAGGACTTTCCGGCTCACAAGTTTAATGAGGCTGTGAGGCCTCTGTCCACAAAGGTTCCCAGGGAAGCGCGAATCCTAGCGCAAACTGGGGGCCGCTGATTGCGGGCGAGAAGGACAGGTTTCGGGGAGGTGAGACCAGCTTTCCAGAAGAAGCGCTGGATGCCGGAGCCCAGCATGAACACGTGTAGTAGGTCAAGCTCTCCACAGCAGATCCACCATTGCAgcactttccaaaactgaatgtACATGCTTCGATTGGCAACACACGTCTCACCATCACCTGTAAAAAAGGACGGGCAAAAAGGTCACGTTTCCTTCTGTTTGCAAGCGCCATGCATTACTTTACAGAGTTGTTGTTTTCTTAGCACCTCTGACGGGAACTCTGCTGAACAGAGATTACTCCGACTTTCTCCTCAGTTTGTTTTCACTCTTGGAAGTGCAGGAAGGGATGTGTAAAAAGCGAGGAAGCAGGAGGAGGGGCCACGTCCATGCCGGGAGCCTACGAAGCCATCGCAACACAGTTCACAGGGGTTTGATAAAACACTCTGGGAAAAGTCTAGTTTGTCTCGCGTTTCTGAAAGAACTTCTAGAATTTCTGGAACAATAAGTCCATTTAGTCATGTGTCCCAGCGTCTGGGTTCGAGGTTCTCTTGTCTGGCTGGCCAACTGTTGCTCACATCCACCCTCTCGCAGGGCGATGGGCAGTTCTGGGCTGTGGGGCCTCTGAGGGCCTTTCCATTCTCCTTGTGGGTTCCCACAGCCTCTTTGCACGTGCTTTCCCCGAGGCAGCACTCACGTCTGAAATTCACACTTCAGCTGCTCTGGTTTCCTGCCACGAAGAGTAGCCAGTTAGGATTAAAAACAAATcatattttgtaaatttattaCCCGTTGAGGCAGAAAACGAGCTTTCTAAACTAGTAAACAGAATTATTTCCGCTCCCTTAAGGATGCACACAGGTAACCTCAGTCTTAAGTAAATATGTTCCTGTGATTCTTCTTAATGATGGTGAAGCCAAAACATGGTTTTTCCAGCCGGCAGTGGTGTTGCATGCAGAGACATTTTGCAGGAGATtctttttctgagcctcagtgctCCCATTTTCAAAATGGGACCAGTAATAATCTGCCTTACAGGCCTTTTCCAAGAATAGAATGAGACATAATGTATTGAAAGCAGTTTGTAAGTGCTAAAGTAAAATCCAGGTGTAAAACATGAAGGCCCATGGGGTCCTGAGTAGGATGTATTCATCTTTAAgttgctggttttgtttttggttgaaCACAAAGACCAGAGTAGTCTTAGAATGCCCAGCAGAAATTGGGGTGAACAGTGGTGGCTGAGAGGTGGTGGTCTCATTCTCATTataaaagaataatttaattattatagTAATATAGTTATAAAGGGATAATGAGAATGAGACCGATGTTTGTAATACGGATGAGTTGCTGAAACACACCCATTATCCTAATCAAAACAGCGGCTGATATCAGTTGAGCTAAGGGcatctattatctcatttaatcctaaaaaTAGCCTGTAAATGTAAGATCTGTTCATCTATCCAATAGACGCTTCGGtgctagagctgtgagagaaCAGTGCCCAGGAAGACAGCCCAGGTCTCCAAGCTCCTGGAGCTCACAGGGTTGTGGGAAGCCAGGCAGAGCAGAGTTGTGCTTGTGGTGAGCAAACCAGGCCCTGTGTTAGCTGCAGAACGGGATGGGGTTCTCGGGAAATGCTTTCAGAAGAAAGAGACAGTTGGGCTGAGACAGAagtggcagggtggggtgggagtggtgACCTTTGGCAGGAAAACGTCAAGGCTCCTGGACAGTCCTTTGTACGTTTCCTGTCCTGAGTGGCCATTTATTTAGGTGGACTGGTTCCTTCCCCAGGTAGATCATAGAACACCCAGAAGGCAGACTCTGTGAGTAGCTCCTTCTGACGTCCCTCACTGCGCCCGGCATAAATCAGCCCCAGTGTTAATGAAAGTTACTTGGCATGAAGCGGTGCACGAATAGACAGAGAAAAGAGGTGGATGGCATGACACCTTCCCTGTGATGTTTTTGGGATGTGGGTCAGCAGCTGTTCATTGAATGTATCTTGTGTGTAAGGCGGCTTCTATGAGCTTTgggatgagattaaaaaaaaaaaaaacaaaaaaacccttccCCTTCAAGAGGTGTGGAATCTGGTCTGCAGAGGGCGCGGAATGAACCTGTGAGCTAGAAACAGCCACCAGAGCAGGGTGAGCAAGCCGGGGCACCCTGGCTGGGGTACAGCGGGTCCAGGGTGCCGCTGCCCCCATGGACTTGCCGCCTCGGTGCTCAGGGTGGCCAGGCACACAGATGGTGAGGGAGGGTCGGGGTGCAGGCAGCCGAGGGGCGCATGCGGCGGAGACGACAGCTAGTGGCGGGGGAGTTGCTGAGGGCTCCTTCTCTCTGGTGGTCTCGGGCGAACGTTCAGGATCTGGGTGAGCGGTTTGCAGTGCGCGAGTCCTGTCTTCAAACCCTGCCTCTCGCCTCACGTGATACTTGTTCCCAGTTGAAGCTCGCAGCCCTGTTGGCTGCGTGTGGCTCTCTGCCCAGGTCACAGGGAACCACGCTTGCCCCACCTCTGCTGTGTCCAACGCATTCGGCTGAGATTTGCAGACATCACATCATGAATTGAggatgttcagtcgctcagtcgtgtctgactcttcgcaaccccatggactgcggcacgccagcctgctctgtccttcactgcctccctgagcgtgctcacactcatgtccattgagtcggtgatgccatccaatcatctcttcctctgtcgcccagggtcttcctgagccagggatcgaaccctggtctcctgcattgcaggcagattcttatactgtctgagccaccaggaagcccaacatCATGACTACGGACATGTAGTTTTTTAAGCATCTCCCACTCCAATTCCTCCCATTGGATTATCATAGCTTCTTTAATGTCCTGCTGGCTATGTGAAAAACAGGAATTTATGTAACCAGCCCTGCACAGCAAACCTTTTCCTGTttggggaaaaatttttttaattgttggtaAAGTTAGGAGACAGCTCTGTTACTCCAAGAGTGACCTGAAATGTCCTCTTAGGAAAATATGTAGCATAATGTTTTGATAAGTAAGGGATTGCTTACACCCCGTGTGCACCCCCGcgcgcctcccccccccccattttttgGTAAGTCTGAGTAGTAAGCCAGTGTGTGTCTTGCCCAGGTTAGTGAATACttcctgacctttttttttttttccttcctgaactttttaaagattccatCTTTAATGGAAGTGTCCCCCAGTTGCAGTTACAAATGATCTGACCTAATTACATGTATCATAGAGCTgtgtcccccaccaccaccccctgccccccaggctgTACCAACAGCTGGGAAGCCACTGTCTAGGAAGATCTTCCCCCTTCATCATTAACCCAACGTGACAGGGACAGGAGTCAGGCTTCCTTTCCTCCAGAGATTCCATCGTAGCTTATCTGTGTTTCTATTGTATTTAAAGAACAAGATAGTCATGATGGGATATTGTGCAAATGCCCAGACTCCCAGCCTGTACAGACTCAGTTCCAGGTCTGCTCCAGGAGCAGGCCTGCTTCTTTGCGGAGGAATGTAGAGGTTGGGgggcccctgtgtgtgtgtgtgtctgtgtcagtGAAACCTTCCCTGTAGGGTTTGGAGAATCTGACGGGGATGGAATAGGATATTAGGGAGATGCAGCTCCTGGCCTCTTTCAAGGGCTCCAGTCTGGATTTGGGGTGAGGTCTGTAGGTGGGAAGAAAGAGGACAGAGTCTTGGGAACAGCAGAAGCCCCGCCCCACCACCCACGTACATGCCTGCCCAGCATCCAGCCTGGGAGCCTCCTTCCAGGGCTGTGACTGACCCCGCTCGCCCGGGCCTGGCCGAAGGGCTGTCCCAGGGCTGCTGTGTTGCAATCCTCGCGTGGAATGTAGGACAGAGGGTCAGAGGGCATTTTGAAATGTAGATTTCTCAGCCTTGACTGTCTGGCCTCAAGGAGACTTCTGCGTCTCCTTTTAGAAAGGgagattttaatttattaatttattttttttcttcttctttgttttctatctCCTTTAAATGAGAGAGATGGTGAGCTCATGGTTTGCGTGGAGCCCTGGCCAGTCCTGCCGTGCAGAGGCTCTGTTCTGGCACAGCAACCGGCACTCAAGCATCGGAGTCCCACGGCGATGAGGATGTGGGCACTGTGGCTGCACCTCTGGGTGACCACAGATCCAGCCAGAGCCGCTTCATGGTTGGGGAGAAGGGGCCACAGGGGTCCCAGGGGCTTGCTCAGCAGAGCTGGGCATCCAGTTGGCAGAGGAAGCCCCAGAGGTGTCGGGGCCACACGCTCAGTCCTGCTCCTAGAGTCCAGGATGCCCGGAACCTGCTCCGGGGCCTGATGACGGAGAGCGCTGAGTGCGCAGAGAGAGAGGCTGCTGCGTGCCTGTCCTGCGCTGGGGCCGAGCCAGTGGGGGTGCACCCTGCTTCCCAGGAGCCCCTCTTCTTGTCCACAGCAGGCTGTCCAGGTGCCGGCAGTCTCACGCTTCGCCCAGGACAGGAGTCGCACTCGGGCTTCCTCCCTTACAGGCCGGCCCCACTGCTTCTGCTGGGGCTTGTGCCATGTTTGGCTCCCGTCACAGTGTGTTTGGAGTTGCAGGTTTGTGTTTGTAATACCACTAAGCTCCTACCCGCACCCCAGTGACTAGGAGGAGGGGGATGGGCTCAGAAAGGGTGGTGCCTGGTGCCCTCCTGCCAAGGTGGGATCTGATAGCTTCTTCCCACCAACCATTTACCATGTTGGATATACCTTGTCTCGTTGGACCCGTGGAACCAGCCACAAAGGGGACTTTATGCACTTGGGGCCAGGCAGCTTCCCAAGGTTTGTAGCCAGTGAGTAGCAGAGCTACCCAGGGGCTCAAAGTTGGTTTTTCTGTCCTAACCATCCTGGGGGATGTATATGTCACGATTTAGTCATGGAGCCGTACTCAGTGGACCAAAGCCACCAGCTCTCTGCCCTTTCCAccactccttccctccctgggCAGCTTTTTGGCTTGAGTAGAAGCTGGGAAGAGAGGGTCGCGAACAGCACTTGAATTTAAGTGTTTTTTCCCTTGGTGTTTCAACTTTCTaaaaccaccagcaccacctcgTTTTCCTTCTATTCACCTATATCTGCCTAATGGACTTTAAGAATGTAAATGAACGTAGGTCTTAACTAGTTTTCAGGGTTTTGATTCTTGACTGAGAATATAAtctgcttcctttctctcttgttGGGGATCACGTGGGCCCCGTAATACAAAACTCCTCACTTCGTGTTAAGTGGTGCGTGTACCGTCCGCAGAGAACTTGCAGGAGTTCTAGGGGATGATTGGATGGATAGGGGTTTTGAGAGCACTCTGTTAATGGAGTAGTATTTGCATCGCAAATCTAAGTGGTTTAAAAACCAGGTCCTGTAATTTCCATGGAAAATAAGGCTATGTAAAAGAAAGTGTTTTAATAAAGCCTGTTTAGTTTTTTCCCcttgtaaaattaaaatacagatacTGTTTTTAAGATATAATAATACTTTACTCATTGGAGCTGTCTTGTAGTGATGATACAGATCTTACCATAAACTTTGAAAACATGCTTGTCTTCCACGTGAGACGTGTCTGTGTGTAATAGTGGGTCTTCCAGCCAGAGCAGTATTTGTATTTCTGACATGGTGTTCTGCTTTACAGAATTCAATTCGTCATAACCTGTCCCTGCACAGCAAGTTCATCCGTGTGCAGAATGAAGGAACTGGAAAAAGCTCTTGGTGGATGCTCAATCCAGAGGGAGGCAAGAGTGGGAAATCCCCCAGGAGAAGAGCCGCATCCATGGACAACAACAGTAAATTTGCCAAGAGCCGAGGCCGAGCTGCCAAGAAAAAAGCATCCCTGCAGTCGGGCCAGGAGGGTGCCGGGGACAGCCCGGGATCGCAGTTTTCCAAGTGGCCCGCAAGCCCCGGCTCTCACAGCAATGACGACTTCGACAACTGGAGTACCTTTCGCCCTCGAACCAGCTCGAACGCTAGTACCATTAGCGGGAGGCTCTCTCCCATCATGACGGAGCAGGACGACCTGGGAGACGGGGACGTGCACTCAATGGTGTACCCGCCGTCCGCCGCAAAGATGGCTTCTACTCTGCCCAGTCTGTCCGAGATCAGTAACCCTGAGAACATGGAGAACCTTCTGGATAATCTCAACCTCCTCTCGTCACCAGCGTCATTAGCCGTGTCCACCCAGTCCTCACCGGGCACCATGATGCCACAGACGCCCTGCTACTCCTTTGCGCCGCCGAGCACCAGTCTGAATTCACCCAGCCCCAGCTACCAAAAGTACACGTACGGCCAGTCCAGCATGAGCCCCCTGCCCCAGATGCCCATGCAGACGCTGCAGGACAGCAAATCGAGTTACGGAGGCATGAGCCAGTACTGTGCGCCGGGACTCCTGAAGGAGCTGCTGACGTCCGACTCGCCTCCGCACAGTGACATCATGACGCCAGTCGATCCGGGGGTGGCTCAAGCCAACAGCCGAGTGCTCGGCCAGAACGTGCTGATGGGCCCCAACTCGGTCATGCCGGCCTACGGCGGCCAGGCCTCTCACAACAAAATGATGACCCCCAGCTCCCACACCCACCCGGGACACGCTCAGTCAACATCCGCAGTCAATGGGCGTGCCTTGCCCCACGCTGTAAACACCATGCCCCACACCTCGGGTATGAACCGCCTGGCCCCGGTGAAGACAGCTTTACAAGTGCCTCTGGCCCACCCCATGCAGATGAGCGCGCTAGGGGGCTACTCCTCGGTGAGCAGCTGCAACGGCTATGGCCGGATGGGCGTTCTCCACCAGGAGAAGCTCCCCAGTGACTTGGACGGCATGTTTATTGAGCGCTTGGACTGTGACATGGAGTCCATCATTCGGAACGACCTCATGGATGGAGACACGTTGGATTTTAACTTTGACAACGTGTTGCCCAACCAAAGCTTCCCGCACAGTGTCAAGACGACAACACACAGCTGGGTGTCAGGCTGAGAGTGAGCAAGCGAGTGAGCAGGTAAGACCACCCCGATACCAAAAGACCTTCTGAAAACAGGACTTAAAGAGAGGAGCCCAGTAACTTGCCTTGTATCTTCCCGGGTTgggactttttttatttttatgtcagcTGGCCACCCCTTGTGGAGAGGCATCTTTTATCATTCATTCTCTGCCCTTTTTGCAGCTTATAAATTCTCCTCTGAGCTGAAACATAAGGAAGCTTCCTCTAATGGCTTTAAAGAGTTTCTTTTGACAGAAGGCTGCATCTTCGTAGTAactcttaaataaatgaatacatttgataCAAATCAAATGCTGAAGGGGTTTTTAAAGTGGAATTTTCTCCCATTGAATGATTTCAGAGCTGTTTGAGAAAGCCCAACCCTCCCCCAAGTATGTCTGTCATCCTAATATGTTAAGTTGAATTGATTTTCATTTGGTTGTTTtcaatgcttgtgtgtgtgtatgtgttttttccTAGGCTACACTTAAAAGTACTTCAGATTGTCTGACAGCAGGAACTGAGAGAAGCAGTCCAAAGATGTCCTTCACCCTACCTTTTCGTTTTCTtgatttgaaaaaacaaaacaaaacaaaacaaaacacacaaaacgcatttcttttttcctttcgtCAGACTTGGCAGCGAGGACACTTTTCCTGTACAGGATGTTTGCCCAGTGTTTGCAGGTTATGTGCTGCTCTAGATAAGGACTGTGCCATTGGAAATTTCATTACAATGAAGTGCCAAACTCACTACACCATATAATTGCAGAAAAGACTTTCGGATCCTGATGTGCTTTCAACTTTTGTACATAAGCTGTAGCTACAGAATTGTatctctgtgcttttttttttttttttttttactattcatTTGGTCCAAGGAAAGTTTATACTCTTTTTGTAATACTGTGATGGTCTCATGTCCTTGGTAAGTTAAACTTTGGTTTTGTACTACCTGTGTTCTGCTGAACTGATGAATCACAGAGAACCAAGCTCTCCGTTCTACAGCTCCACTGGACAGCTCTGCATCTGTTCACGGCACCCCATAATTCACAGGAGAACCAGTAGCCTGTTGTCCATCTGCTGAATTAATGGACTTATCAAAActcttttggggggggggggaaaaagATTAAACTCCAGCCTTGTACaggtcttttctatttttttttcttcttcgtttgtttattttgttatttgcaaATTTGTACAAACACTTTAAATGGTTCTAATTTCCATATAAATGACTTTTGATGTTACTGTTGGGACTTCAGATCATTTTTGGAATAgatactgaactgaaatgttttcttaaaactcGAGTCTACCTTTGTTACATGGTCTGCTTGTAAATTTGTGGAATCTCAGACATTTGAAGCAGCGTCCGtgattttccttttgtatttctaaCTGGACTAGTACTAATTTTATATATGCTTCACTTGTTTGTATACTTGGGGATGCTCCTTGGTGATGTTTTCTGACTAATCTTCAAATCCTTGTAATTAGTACTTGCACACCCAACATTTCTGGCCTTGCCTTAGCAGGAGAGTGATGTATAGTTACGGACATTTTGCGTTTCACATTGAGAACttgatttgtttttgtgtatgtgttttacaGACGTCTGCTTCTGCTGTCCTTGTGAACTAGGCATCCCTGCCCGGCATTGAATCTTCTGATCAGTGCCTTTATGCGCTTTGTTTCAAGTACTCCTGGGGGTAGGCTGCAAAGTATTTGGAGATCAGAAGGGGTGACTCACCTCCAAAACAGTGCTCCTTTCTCAAGCTCGAGTTTTGATCAACTTAACCTTTTTGAGTTGAACTTCAGCAAAAGTTTTCCCTCGTAACACTGTGCTCTTCCTGGTCTAGGCAGAAGTTGGCTTTGTACTTCTGGAGAATTATGTCCATACTCACTCTTCAaccctcttccccttctgccctgCAGATTACTTGGTGCACTGTGGAAAGTGAGGTTGAACGGGGGAATTTTTAAATGGGACTTGAGTGATTTTTAAAGTGCTTGGTGTTCATGAGTGCAGGTGGCTACCAGACAGACTGGCACTTGCTTAAAAATTCGGGCCCTAAATTTGAAAACCGACAGGCGAGCAGTAAGTTATACCTTTGAATCTATTTAGAAAGCCATCGCTTTAAGAATTGGAGAGTTTCTTTCCCCTTTAGCAACCCAAACTATAATTCTGGTCATTATGTTGTAATATTTCCCAGTTACCTGTAGCTGATTAGACCTGTTAATTGGCTTTGCATCCCATTTAGTCCATCAGTGTTTTGAAGTCGTGCGGAATGCCCAGAGTCAGCACAATGAAAGGAGCAGGTGCACAAAAGTGTTCCTCTGGCCTTCTTGGGAAAGCTCTGACTTCTGTTGACCTAGCCCATACCACGCTGGCTTTGTCTTGCCCAAGAATTGCATCTCTCCTGGCTTGGTTTTTCCTCCACGTTTAACAAGAACACAGGTTTTCTGGATGGATTTCCTCCGGGAGGCAGGCTCTATTGTATGCTTCCCACAGTGACTTCTACACTTTTGAAAATTGATTAAACAGCCACCCCTCTAACCATCTTCATTGTTGGCCACTCCAAAATAAGTCTGGTTTCAGAAACCCTGGTTCCTCTGACCGATGCCCCCTGCACCTGCGCTCGGACTCATTGGGGCCACAGTTCTCGTGCTCCCCGCTGTGACCACCACTtcccgcccccaggccagcacACTCTGAGCCTCATCAGGCCCATCGTTCACTGACGAGGCAActagctaccaaaaaaaaaaaatcactgttcaaATCTTACTACTTCATAgagtgacttttaaaaagatgttGCTTCCTCTTGAGTCCgtgtaaatatctttttttttcccttcaacttttgtgtgtgtgtgtgtgtgtgtggaaatttTAACAGGAATCCTGGGTAGCTCTCCAGGATACAGTGAAGTTCAGTGAAAGGCACCTTGTCGGTTTTGAAAACAAACATTATGTGACCTCTGGTAATTCTTTGTCTGTACGAATACTGACTTTCTGGAGTAATGAGTATATCAGTTATTGTACATGATTGCTTTGTGAAATGTGCAAATGATATCACCTATGCAGCCTTGTTTGATTTATTTCCTCTGGTTTGTACTGTTATTAAAAGCATATTGTATTATAGAGctattcagatattttaaatataaagtattGTTTCCGTAATATAGACGTATGGAGTATATTTAGGTGATAGATGTGTTACTTGGAAAGGTCTGCTTTGAAAAACTGACAAAGTCTAAATTAAAATCCCAGTGAGCAGTAAATCAGTGGGACGTcccaagaaggaggagaaggacacTCAAAATGGAAACAGTTCCCCCAAAGTATATGATTTGGACTTAATTCAGCTGCTGGATATGTTACCaatctccccaccccactcctcccctctccccagctgaGTGATTACCGAGTAATCGTTCAGTAAAAGACACAGTGTGGTTTATACAGACAAAACAGCCTAGCATTACTCTTGGCCTCCTCCCTGAGGAGGGTGGCAGCCTGGCGGCCTGGCGACGTTCATCCCATCCGGACGCAGACAGACCCGCCTGCCCTTGGCCAGTCGCGTTTAGCACTCGTGCAGATCCTGCGTTCCCGCTCCCATACAATGAAAAGTGCCTGATGATGCTGGTGTACTTACAGACACAAGAACAATCTTTGCTATTATTGTATAAAGCCATAAATGTACATAAATCATGTTTAAATGGTTTGGTGTCATTCTTTTTTAGTTGTGCAAAGTAAGCTCTTtattaggttctttttttttttttttccccttcttgtttAGCTATCACATGAGTTAAAACCTTGGCAGCCACAGTGCCATGGTTAATTCAAATCTGGTATTtctttggtggggtggggggcgatgTGGAAACGCTCTCTCTGGGACCAAACTATAGTCCCTGAGGGTTGGAGAGCAAGTTGGGTCCGTGATAACCACCCTGGAGTGCTTCATCTGTCCGCGCCTGACACAGTATTGGCACAGAAATGACTGGGTGTAGGAGAGCTCGTGCTGGAGTAGGCAGAGCTGAAGGTAAAAATACCTGAAGGTCGGGTGGGAGGGCCCTGGCTGGGAAGTTGCCGAGCAGGGATGGGTGGTGTGGTGGGAACGGTGGCTTCCCAAGGCCACAtgagggggagggcggggggtAGTTCTTCCATTCAGTGGCTGCAGATGGAAGGTTTCTGTGTTTGCCTCTCTTTAGAAAATGCTCGAGGAATAAACTAGGATTagattgtgtgtgcgtgtgtcagttcagtcatgtcggctct
Encoded here:
- the FOXO1 gene encoding forkhead box protein O1, whose amino-acid sequence is MAEAPQVVEIDPDFEPLPRPRSCTWPLPRPEFSQSNSATSSPAPSGGAAANPDGAAGLPSASAAAVNADFMSSLSLLEESGDFQQAPGSVAAAAAAAVAAAAAAAAAAATGGLCGDFQGPDAGCLHSAPPQPPPPGPLSQHPPVPPAAAAAAGGPLAGQPRKSSSSRRNAWGNLSYADLITKAIESSAEKRLTLSQIYEWMVKSVPYFKDKGDSNSSAGWKNSIRHNLSLHSKFIRVQNEGTGKSSWWMLNPEGGKSGKSPRRRAASMDNNSKFAKSRGRAAKKKASLQSGQEGAGDSPGSQFSKWPASPGSHSNDDFDNWSTFRPRTSSNASTISGRLSPIMTEQDDLGDGDVHSMVYPPSAAKMASTLPSLSEISNPENMENLLDNLNLLSSPASLAVSTQSSPGTMMPQTPCYSFAPPSTSLNSPSPSYQKYTYGQSSMSPLPQMPMQTLQDSKSSYGGMSQYCAPGLLKELLTSDSPPHSDIMTPVDPGVAQANSRVLGQNVLMGPNSVMPAYGGQASHNKMMTPSSHTHPGHAQSTSAVNGRALPHAVNTMPHTSGMNRLAPVKTALQVPLAHPMQMSALGGYSSVSSCNGYGRMGVLHQEKLPSDLDGMFIERLDCDMESIIRNDLMDGDTLDFNFDNVLPNQSFPHSVKTTTHSWVSG